From Stenotrophomonas sp. SAU14A_NAIMI4_8:
ACGCCGTGCGCGCGGCCAACGTCACCTCGCCCACCGGCTTCCTCAGCGACGGCAACACCACCACGGCGATCATCGCCAACGATTCGGTCGCACGCGCGGCCGACTTCGCCAACCTGGTGGTGAAGACCCAGGGCGATGGCCGGGTGATCCGCCTGAAGGACATCGCCAACGTCTACGACGGCCAGCAGGATGCCTACCAGGCCGCGTGGTTCGACCACAAACCGGCCGTGGTGATGTACGTGTTCACCCGTGCCGGCGCCAACATCGTGGAAACCGTGGACCGGGTGAAGGCGCAGATTCCCGCGCTGCGCGACTACCTGCAGCCCGGCACCACCATGACCCCGTACTTCGACCGCACGCCGACCATCCGCTCGTCGCTGCATGAAGTGCAGATCACGTTGCTGATCAGCCTGGCCATGGTGGTGCTGACCATGGCGCTGTTCCTGCGCCGCCTGGCCCCCACCCTGATCGCCGCGGTCACCGTGCCGCTGTCGCTGGCCGGCGCCGCGCTGGTGATGTACGCGCTGGGCTTCACCCTGAACAACCTGAGCCTGCTGGCGCTGGTGATCGCCATCGGCTTCGTGGTGGACGATGCGATCGTGGTGATCGAGAACATCATGCGCCACCTGGACGAAGGCATGCCGCGCCTGCAGGCGGCCTTCACCGGTGCGCGCGAGATCGGCTTCACCATCGTCTCGATCACCGCCTCGCTGGTTGCAGTGTTCATTCCGCTGCTGTTTGCCAGCGGCATGATGGGCGCCTTCTTCCGCGAGTTCACCGTGACCCTGGTGGCGGCCATCGTGGTGTCGATGATCGTCTCGCTGACACTCACCCCGGCACTGTGCAGCCGCTTCCTGAGCGCGCACGACCACAACGCCGCACCGTCGCGCTTCGGCCGTTGGCTCGATGCCGGGCACGAGCGCATGCTGCGCATCTACACCGTGTTCCTGGACTTTTCGCTGCGCCATGCGCTGCTGCTCTCGCTCACCCCGCTCATCCTGATCGGCGTCACCATCTTCCTGTTCGGTGCGGTGAAGAAGGGCGCGTTCCCGCCACAGGACACCGGCCTGATCTGGGGCCGCGCCAATTCCAGCGCCACCGTCTCCTTCGAAGACATGGTCAGCCGCCAGCGGCGCATCACCGACATGCTGATGGCCGACCCGGCGGTGAAGACCGTGGGCGTGCGCCTGGGCAGTGGCCGCCAGGGCTCCAGCGCGCAGTTCAACGTGGAACTGAAGTCGCGCAAGGAAGGGCGTCGAGAGACCACCGCCCATGCACTGGCCCGCCTGAGCGCCAAGGCCGACCGCTACCCTGACCTGCAGCTGCGCCTGCGCGCGATCCAGGACCTGCCCAGCAACGATGGCGGCGGCAACAGCCAGGGCGCGCAGTACCGCATTTCCCTGCAGGGCAACGACCTGGCTGCACTGCAGGAATGGCTGCCCAAGCTGCAGGCCGAGCTGAAGAAGAACCCCAAGCTGCGTGACGTGGGCACCGACGTGGACAACGCCGGCCTGCGCCAGAACATCGAAATCGATCGCGCCAAGGCGGCGCGCCTGGGTGTCTCGGTCGGTGCCATCGACGGTGCGCTGTACGGTGCGTTCGGCCAGCGACAGATTTCCACCATCTATTCGGACATCAACCAGTACAGCGTGGTGGTGAACGCCCTGCCCTCGCAGACCGCCACCCCGGCGGCGCTGGACGAGGTGTATGTGAAGGCCAGCAATGGGCAGATGGTGCCGATCACCGCGGTGGCCAGCCAGGTGCCTGGCCTGGCGCCTTCGCAGATCACCCATGAAAACCAGTACACCACGATGGACCTGAGCTACAACCTGGCTCCCGGCGTGAGCATGGGCGAAGCGAAGGCGATCATCGATGCCACCGTGGCGGGCATGCGCATGCCCGGCGACATCCGCCTGGCCGACGACGCCGGCTTCGGCTTCAACTCCGATCCCAGCGACATGCTGATCCTGGTGTTCGCGGCGATCCTGACCGTGTACCTGGTGCTGGGCATGCTGTACGAGAGCCTGATCCATCCGGTCACGATCCTGTCCACCCTGCCGGCGGCGGGCGTGGGCGCGCTGCTGGCGTTGTTCGGCACCAACACCGAACTGTCGGTGATCTCGATGATCGCGCTGGTGCTGCTGATCGGCATCGTGAAGAAGAACGCGATCATGATGATCGACTTCGCCCTGGTGGCGCAGCGCGAACACGGCCTGGCCCCGCGCGAAGCGGCACGCGAGGCCAGCATCGTGCGCTTCCGCCCGATCATGATGACCACGATGGTGGCGATCCTGGCGGCGGTGCCGCTGGCGATCGGCCTGGGCGAAGGCTCCGAACTGCGTCGGCCGCTGGGCATCGCGATGATCGGCGGCCTGCTGTTCTCGCAGAGCCTGACCCTGCTGAGCACGCCGGCGCTGTACGTGATCTTCTCGTGCCTGGCCGATCGCTGGCGGGCACGCCGCGCACGCAAGCGCGAAGCGAAGCTGCTCAAGCGCGCGGCCCGCGCATAGCCCCGGGGTCAGATCCCTCGCTCTGCGAGGGCTCTGACCCCGTGCGGCGGTCACGGTTTGACGCGCTGTAACGAAAAGAGAACAATTCGCAACCAGCCATGGTCCTGCGCCCCTGCGGCGCCCCGCTCCCGGTTCCCGGTCAGCCTGCGTGATCCCAGCCACTGCCCCTTCCCCCAACCATGGGTGGATGGCCCGTGGCCGTCCGCCGAGGAACCTGATCGATGCCTTCGTTCCGCACCCCGCGCGTGGCCCTGCTGGCCGCCGCCCTGACCGCTGCCTGCGTGGCCCATGCAGAAGCCCCGGCCGACACCCGCAGCGCCACCGACCTGGACGCCATCAAGGTGGTCGGCGAACGCACCCACACCGAAGCCGGTGCGCTGGGCGACCGTGCCCTGCGTGACACCCCGTTCGCCATCACCGCCGTCGGCCGCGAACAGCTGGAGCAGCGCCAGGTCGTCTCACTGGGTGAAGCCTTCCTGTTCGATCCCTCGGTCACCACCCAGGTCAGCGCCTACGCCAGTGGCTGGAGCTCGCCCATCCGCAACCGCGGCATCGATCTGAACTACGACAGCTACCGCGTGAACGGCCTGCAGGTGTCCTCGTGGGGCACCGAATGGCCGCTGGAAGTGATGGAACAGGTCGACCTGCTGAAGGGCCCCGGTGGCTTCCTGTACGGCTTCGGCGCACCCGGCGGCATCGTCAACTACATCACCAAGAAGCCGACCGACACCCCGACGTTCTCCGCGCAGCTGGGCTGGCGCGAACAGGGCATCGTCAGCGGCGGCGTCGATGCCGGCGGGCGCTTCGGCAACGAAGAGATGTTCGGCTACCGCTTCAACGCGTACCAGGAGAAGGGCGAAACCTTCAACGGCGGCCATGTCGACCGCAAGGTCGGCGCACTGTCGCTGGACGCGCGCTTGAGCGATGCGCTCACCTGGACCTTCGACGGCGTGTTCCAGTCGCGCGACCTGAGCGAAGAATCGCCGCAGTACTATTTCATCGGCCTGACCTCGCTGCCGCGGCCGATTGCCGGCGACGTCGACAACAGCGTGCCGGGCACCTACTACGACACCCGTTCCAGCCTGCTGTCGACCGCGTTGAACTGGCAGATCAACAGCGACTGGAAGGCCAGCGTGAGCTACGGCGTCACCACCTCGTGGAACGACGTCAACAAGATCTTCGCCTACATCGACGATCCGAACGGCGACTACAACGTGAACGTGTACGAGCTGGGCGGCAAGAGCGAATGGAAGCTCGCGCAGGCGCTGGTGCAGGGCAACTTCCGCACCGGTCCGCTGCAGCACCAGCTGGTGGCCGGCATCAGCCACCAGACCGGGCTGGGCTGGGACCGCCCCTACGAGTGGAACACCATCGGCCGCGCCAACCTGTACCAGCGTTCGGCGATCCGCCACGACGCGGTGGGTTCGCGGGTGATGACCCGCGGCGATGAAACCGTGCAGCAGGCGGTGTTCGCCAGCGATACCGTCGACTTCGGCGGCGGCTGGTCGGTGCTGGCCGGCTGGCGCTACAACGACTTCGAGACCAAGGGCCGTTACCACACCTACCCGGTCACTCCGACCTATGCAGTCATGTTCAAGCCCAGCGAGGCAGTGACCCTGTACGCCAGCTACATCGAATCGCTGGAAGCCGGCAGCCGCGTGGGCAACACCTACATCAACGCCGGCGATGTGCTGGACCCGACCATCAGCAAGCAGTATGAAATCGGCGCCAAGGTGGAAGCCTCGCGCTGGAATGCGAACGTGGCCGCGTTCCGGCTGGAACGTGGCGCCAACATCGACCAGCAGACCGACACCGGCCTGCGCCTGGTGCAGGATGGAATCACCCTGTACGAAGGCGTGGAAGCCAGCGCCGACCTGCACCTGACCGACGCGCTGACCGTGGGTGGCGGCGTGACCTGGCTGGACCCGACCTACGACAAGCTGTCGCCGGACAGCGCCGCGCAGGAAGGCAACCGCACCGTCGGTGCCGCCCGCTGGAGCGGCGTGCTGCATGCCAGCTACCAGCTGCCGTGGGTGGATGGCCTGGAAACCTACGCCGCCGTGCGCTACTACGGCGATGTCTGGTACGACGCCGACAACACCCTGAAGCTGCCTGACTACACCCTGGTCAATGCCGGCGTGGGCTATCGCCTGATGGCCAGCGGCCATCCGGTCACCCTGCGCGCCAGCGTGGAAAACCTGGGCAACCGCAAGTACTGGTCCAACGCTGGCATCGGCCTGCCGCGCACCTTCGCCGTGAGCGTGCGCTGGGAGATGTAATGCGGTTTCGGTGGGTGCGGACCGTTGGTCCGCACCTCGAACACCCTACACACGCGCGCACCGCCATAATGGGGGCACTCCGCCCCCCGAGCCTGCATGTCCGCGCCCCATTCCCGCCTCAGTCGCCTGTGGGCCCATGAAAAGGCCAGCTACGGCCTGCGCGTCTTCATTGCCCTGACCACCGCGCTGGGCGTGTGCTGGCACATGGACGCACTGCCGGCCCTGCCCGGTGTGTTCCTGGGCATCATCGCCAGCGCCATCGCCGAAACCGATGACAACTGGTGGGGCCGCACCAAGGCGGTGCTGCTGTCGCTGCTGTGCTTCTGCATTGCCGCCGCGTCGGTCATCTGGCTGTTCCCGTGGCCGTGGCTGTTCATCGCCGCGCTGGCGCTGTCCACCTTCGGCCTGACCCTGCTGGGCGCGCTGGGCGAACGCTACGCCTCCATCGCCCAGGCCACGGTCACCCTGGCCATCTACACCATGATCGGGCTGGAGCAGCACGGCGGCGCCGGCGATCTGCCACGCGCCCTGCATGCGGTCAGCCACCTGCTGGCCGGTGCGGTCTGGTATGGCCTGTTGTCCATTGTCTGGACCGCCCTGTTCGCCAACCGCCCGGTACGCGAACGCGTAGCCCGCCTGTACCAGGAACTGGGCCGCTACCTGCAGTTGAAGGCCGCGCTGTTCGAGCCGGTGCGTGAAGCGGACCTGCACCGTCGCCAGCTGGACCTGGCCGAGCAGAACCGCAGGGTGGTGGGCGCACTCAATGAAGCCAAGGCCGCGATCATGGCGCGCTTCGGCCGCTCCGGCCGCCCCGGGGTGAATTCCGGCTTGTACCTGCGCCTGTACTACATGGCCCAGGATTTCCATGAGCGTGCCAGCTCGTCGCACTACCCCTACGGCGCCCTGGTGGATGCGTTCTTCCACAGTGACGTGCTGTACCGCTGCCAGCGCCTGCTGGACCTGCAGGGCCAGGCCTGCGCACGGCTGGGCGAGGCGATCCGCCTGCGCCGGCCGTTCGTGTACGGGGAAAGCAACCAGCAGGCCGGGCGTGACCTGGCCGATGCCCTGGCCTACCTGCGCGACCAGCAGCGCCCGCAGTGGCAGCGCCTGCTGGGTTCGCTGGACCTGCTGGTGCACAACCTGCGCAGCATCGAACGCCGCCTGCTGGACGCCGAACGCTCCGAAGCCAGCCTGGACAACGTCGATACCCGCCTGCGCGACAGCAACCCCCATACCCTGCGCGAAATGGGCGTGCGCATCCGCCAGCAGCTCACCCCCGGTTCGGTGCTGTTCCGCCACGGCCTGCGCATGGCGCTGGCGCTGATTGCCGGCTTCCTGGCCATCCGCCTGTTCAATGCACAGAACGGCTCGTGGGTGCTGCTGACCATCGTGTTCGTGTGCCGGCCCAACTTCGGCGCCACCCGCCAGCGCCTGGCCCAGCGCATCGTCGGCACCCTGGCCGGCCTGGTGCTGACCTGGGCACTACTGCAGCTGTTCCCGCAGCTGCACGTGCAGTTGTTGATCGCCCTGCTGTCGGCCCTGCTGTTCTTCTTCACCCGCACCGACCGCTACCTGGTGGCCTCGGCGGCGATCACGGTGATGGCGCTGACCTGCTTCAACCTGATCGGCGATGGCTTCGTGCTGATCGTGCCGCGCATGGTCGATACCCTGCTGGGTTGCGCCATCGCCGCCGCCGCGGCCTTCCTGATCCTGCCCGACTGGCAGGGGCGGCAGCTGCACAAGGTACTGGCGCGGGTGCTGGACACCGCCGCGCGCTATCTGGAATCGGTGCTGGGCCAGTACCGCAGCGGCATGCGCGACGACTTGGCCTACCGCATTGCCCGCCGCGACATGCACAACGCCGATGCAGCGCTGTCCACGGCCTTGTCGAACATGCTGCGCGAACCCGGCCATGTGCGCCGCAACCTGGATGCCGGCTTCCGCTTCCTGGCACTGTCCAACACCCTGCTGGGCCACCTTTCCGCACTGGGCGCGCACCGCGACCAGGTGGACAGCTTCGCCGCCGACCCGCTGGCCCTGGCCGCCGGCGAACGCGTGCGCAAGGCGCTGGAACAGCTGGGCAGTGCGCTGGGCGCACGGCAGCCGGTCAGCGAAGACGACAACGACGCCGACCGCGCCGTGGCCGCCGAACTGGAACAGACCGACGACAGCATGGCGCCGAAGCTGCAGCTGATCCGCACCCAGATGGCACTGGTGCTGCGCATGCTGCCGAAAATGCGCGCGGCGGCCAACGAAGCGGTGCGTGGCCTGACCTGATTCCGCCTGCAGGGGCGGAGGTGGTGCGGTGCCGTTGGCTGTGACGGTGCCGATGGCGGTGGGGATGGGGATGGGGATGGGGATGGGGATGGGGATGGGGATGGCGGTAGAGTCGAGCTTGCTCGACTGCTCTGCCAACAGCAGTCGAGCAAGCTCGACTCTACGCAGCGCAGCATCGCGGCATCATTCGTCCCGACATCGCGCAGCATCGCGGCATCGTTCGGCCCGGGCATCGCGCATCATCGCGGCATCGTTCGACCCGGGCATCGCGCAGCATCACAGCATCGTTCGGTCCGCCATCGCGGCAGCATCGCGGCATCGTCCGGCCCGGTGCCAGGCATCGTTCGGATGGAGCGCCACCACTGCGTGTCCCGCCGCCCCGCACCCGCCGTGCAGGCAGGAATGCTAGGCTGCGGCGGTCCAAGGAGGTTCCATGTCCGGCCACAACCAGTTCGCCCTGCTGCGCCAGCGCCGCTTCCTGCCGTTCTTCATCGTGCAGGCGCTCGGTGCCTTCAACGACAACGTCTACCGGCAAGCGATCATCGGCCTGCTGTTCTACCTGGGCGTATCGGAAGAGCAGCGTTCGCTCTACACCACGCTGGCGCCGGCCATCTTCATCCTGCCCTACTTCCTGTTTTCAGCCCTTGCCGGCCAGATCGCCGACAAACTGGAAAAATCGCGCCTGATCGTGATCACCACCACCATGGAGATCGTGATCATGTCGATGGCGGCGGTCGGCTTCCTGACCGAAAGCCTGCCGTTCCTGCTGGTGGCACTGTTCTGCACCGGCATGCAGTCCACCCTGTTCGGCCCGGTGAAGTACTCGGTGCTGCCGGCCGTGCTGAAGCCCGAAGAGCTGACCGGCGGCAATGGCCTGGTGGAGATGGGCACCTCCATCTCGATCCTGTCGGGCATGATCCTGGGCGGCGCGGTGTTCCTGCTGGCCGGCAGCCAGGGTCCGATCGTGGCGGCCACGGCGGTCATCGCGCTGGCGGTATGCGGCAACATCGCCGCACGCATGATCCCCAAGGTCGATGCCGGCGACCCGGACCTGAAGATCAACTGGAACCCGTTGCCGGAATCGTTGGTCGTGCTGCGCATGGCACGGCAGCAGAAGGCGGTGCGCAACGCGATCCTGGGCGTGTCCTGGTTCTGGTTCGTCGGCACCGTGCTGACCTCGCAGCTGCCCAACTACGCACTGGCCAACCTGGGCGGCGAACCGAAGCTGTACCTGTTCGCGCTGGCCCTGTTCTCGGTCGGCACCGGCGTCGGCTCGCTGCTGTGCGAAAAGCTGTCCGCGCGCACCGTTGAAATCGGCCTGGTGCCGCTGGGCGCCTTCGGCATGACCGCCTTCCTGCTCGATCTGTACTTCGCCCGCCCGGGCGAGGCCACGGTGCACGGCATGGGCATCCTGGCCTTCCTGCAGCAGGCCGGCAGCGTGCGCATCGTCGTCGATCTTGTCGGTATCGGCCTGTTCACCGGCGTGTTCGTGGTGCCGCTGTTCGCGCTCATCCAGAGCCGCACCCCGAAGGCGCAGATGTCGCGCGTGTTCGCCGCACTGAACATCCAGAATTCCGGTTTCATCGTCGGCGCCGCCCTGATTTCACTGGCCGCGCGCGAATGGCTGCACTGGACCATCCCGCAGTTGTTCCTGGCACTGGCCATCGCCAATGCCGTGGTGGCGATCTACATCTTCACCATCGTCCCCGAATTCCTGATGCGCTTCCTGAGCTGGGTGATGGTGCGCACGCTGTACCGGCTGCGCCCGCATGGCATTGAAGCCAACGTGCCCGACGAAGGCGCCGCGCTGCTGGTCTGCAACCATGTCAGCTACATGGATGCGCTGATCCTGTCGGCGACGATTCCGCGCCCGGTGCGCTTCGTCATGTACTACCGCATCTTCAACATCCCGGTGATGCGTTGGATCTTCCGCACCGCCAAGGCGATCCCGATTGCCGGCGCACGCGAA
This genomic window contains:
- a CDS encoding TonB-dependent receptor; the protein is MPSFRTPRVALLAAALTAACVAHAEAPADTRSATDLDAIKVVGERTHTEAGALGDRALRDTPFAITAVGREQLEQRQVVSLGEAFLFDPSVTTQVSAYASGWSSPIRNRGIDLNYDSYRVNGLQVSSWGTEWPLEVMEQVDLLKGPGGFLYGFGAPGGIVNYITKKPTDTPTFSAQLGWREQGIVSGGVDAGGRFGNEEMFGYRFNAYQEKGETFNGGHVDRKVGALSLDARLSDALTWTFDGVFQSRDLSEESPQYYFIGLTSLPRPIAGDVDNSVPGTYYDTRSSLLSTALNWQINSDWKASVSYGVTTSWNDVNKIFAYIDDPNGDYNVNVYELGGKSEWKLAQALVQGNFRTGPLQHQLVAGISHQTGLGWDRPYEWNTIGRANLYQRSAIRHDAVGSRVMTRGDETVQQAVFASDTVDFGGGWSVLAGWRYNDFETKGRYHTYPVTPTYAVMFKPSEAVTLYASYIESLEAGSRVGNTYINAGDVLDPTISKQYEIGAKVEASRWNANVAAFRLERGANIDQQTDTGLRLVQDGITLYEGVEASADLHLTDALTVGGGVTWLDPTYDKLSPDSAAQEGNRTVGAARWSGVLHASYQLPWVDGLETYAAVRYYGDVWYDADNTLKLPDYTLVNAGVGYRLMASGHPVTLRASVENLGNRKYWSNAGIGLPRTFAVSVRWEM
- the yccS gene encoding YccS family putative transporter, with amino-acid sequence MSAPHSRLSRLWAHEKASYGLRVFIALTTALGVCWHMDALPALPGVFLGIIASAIAETDDNWWGRTKAVLLSLLCFCIAAASVIWLFPWPWLFIAALALSTFGLTLLGALGERYASIAQATVTLAIYTMIGLEQHGGAGDLPRALHAVSHLLAGAVWYGLLSIVWTALFANRPVRERVARLYQELGRYLQLKAALFEPVREADLHRRQLDLAEQNRRVVGALNEAKAAIMARFGRSGRPGVNSGLYLRLYYMAQDFHERASSSHYPYGALVDAFFHSDVLYRCQRLLDLQGQACARLGEAIRLRRPFVYGESNQQAGRDLADALAYLRDQQRPQWQRLLGSLDLLVHNLRSIERRLLDAERSEASLDNVDTRLRDSNPHTLREMGVRIRQQLTPGSVLFRHGLRMALALIAGFLAIRLFNAQNGSWVLLTIVFVCRPNFGATRQRLAQRIVGTLAGLVLTWALLQLFPQLHVQLLIALLSALLFFFTRTDRYLVASAAITVMALTCFNLIGDGFVLIVPRMVDTLLGCAIAAAAAFLILPDWQGRQLHKVLARVLDTAARYLESVLGQYRSGMRDDLAYRIARRDMHNADAALSTALSNMLREPGHVRRNLDAGFRFLALSNTLLGHLSALGAHRDQVDSFAADPLALAAGERVRKALEQLGSALGARQPVSEDDNDADRAVAAELEQTDDSMAPKLQLIRTQMALVLRMLPKMRAAANEAVRGLT
- a CDS encoding MFS transporter, whose translation is MSGHNQFALLRQRRFLPFFIVQALGAFNDNVYRQAIIGLLFYLGVSEEQRSLYTTLAPAIFILPYFLFSALAGQIADKLEKSRLIVITTTMEIVIMSMAAVGFLTESLPFLLVALFCTGMQSTLFGPVKYSVLPAVLKPEELTGGNGLVEMGTSISILSGMILGGAVFLLAGSQGPIVAATAVIALAVCGNIAARMIPKVDAGDPDLKINWNPLPESLVVLRMARQQKAVRNAILGVSWFWFVGTVLTSQLPNYALANLGGEPKLYLFALALFSVGTGVGSLLCEKLSARTVEIGLVPLGAFGMTAFLLDLYFARPGEATVHGMGILAFLQQAGSVRIVVDLVGIGLFTGVFVVPLFALIQSRTPKAQMSRVFAALNIQNSGFIVGAALISLAAREWLHWTIPQLFLALAIANAVVAIYIFTIVPEFLMRFLSWVMVRTLYRLRPHGIEANVPDEGAALLVCNHVSYMDALILSATIPRPVRFVMYYRIFNIPVMRWIFRTAKAIPIAGAREDPALMQRAFDEVDAALAEGELVCIFPEGALTRDGEMAPFKSGVEKILERRPVPVVPMALRGMWSSMWSRRDTRLGRMRVPRRFRATVEVVAAPAVDGQRTDAAALETQVRSLRGDNA
- a CDS encoding efflux RND transporter permease subunit, producing MNLSGPFIRRPIGTALLAIGLFIIGLICYLKLGVSALPNIQIPVIFVHASQSGADAATMASTVTAPLERHLGQLPGIDRMRSSSSEGSSLVFMIFQTDRDIDSAALDVQTAINSAQADLPSGMGSPMYQKANPNDDPVIAIALTSQTQSADELYNVADSLLAQRIRQIGGVASVDIAGASTPAVRVDVNLRLMNALGLTADDLRNAVRAANVTSPTGFLSDGNTTTAIIANDSVARAADFANLVVKTQGDGRVIRLKDIANVYDGQQDAYQAAWFDHKPAVVMYVFTRAGANIVETVDRVKAQIPALRDYLQPGTTMTPYFDRTPTIRSSLHEVQITLLISLAMVVLTMALFLRRLAPTLIAAVTVPLSLAGAALVMYALGFTLNNLSLLALVIAIGFVVDDAIVVIENIMRHLDEGMPRLQAAFTGAREIGFTIVSITASLVAVFIPLLFASGMMGAFFREFTVTLVAAIVVSMIVSLTLTPALCSRFLSAHDHNAAPSRFGRWLDAGHERMLRIYTVFLDFSLRHALLLSLTPLILIGVTIFLFGAVKKGAFPPQDTGLIWGRANSSATVSFEDMVSRQRRITDMLMADPAVKTVGVRLGSGRQGSSAQFNVELKSRKEGRRETTAHALARLSAKADRYPDLQLRLRAIQDLPSNDGGGNSQGAQYRISLQGNDLAALQEWLPKLQAELKKNPKLRDVGTDVDNAGLRQNIEIDRAKAARLGVSVGAIDGALYGAFGQRQISTIYSDINQYSVVVNALPSQTATPAALDEVYVKASNGQMVPITAVASQVPGLAPSQITHENQYTTMDLSYNLAPGVSMGEAKAIIDATVAGMRMPGDIRLADDAGFGFNSDPSDMLILVFAAILTVYLVLGMLYESLIHPVTILSTLPAAGVGALLALFGTNTELSVISMIALVLLIGIVKKNAIMMIDFALVAQREHGLAPREAAREASIVRFRPIMMTTMVAILAAVPLAIGLGEGSELRRPLGIAMIGGLLFSQSLTLLSTPALYVIFSCLADRWRARRARKREAKLLKRAARA